TAACAACGCCCATGCACACCGACCGCTAAGAGTTGATCCGTCATGATGCAGAGTTTGTCTGCAACGGGTGATGGGCACCGCTAGAAGAAAATTTTGCTCTAAGTCTAGAACTTTAGTTCCAGGGTTTTTAGAAGACGTCTTATACCCCCAATCGCTGCAAACGATACAGACTCGAATACAACCCCTCCCGCGCCAGCAGCTCGTCGTGGCTGCCCTGCTCGACCAGCTCGCCATGCTTGAGTACGAGAATGCGATCGACGTTGCGAATAGTCGATAGACGGTGGGCAATAATAATCGCCGTGCGCCCCTCCAGCAGCCGCTCCAACGCCTCCTGAATCATCGCCTCGGTACCCACATCCAGGTTGGCGGTAGCCTCATCCAGCACCAAAATTCCCGGGTCGCGAATCGCCGCTCGGGCAAAGGCCAGCAGCTGCTTCTGCCCACCTGAGAGATTTGTGCCCCGCTCCCGCAGCTCGGTGTCGTAGCCCTGGGGCAGATCTTCAATCAGGCCGTGGATGTTGGTCTTTTTCGCCGCTTCAATCACCGCTTCAATGGGATATTCCTCCCCCAGGGTAATGTTGCTCTTTACATCCCCAGCAAAGAGAAAGCCATCCTGCAAAATTACCGCCATGCGCCGCCGCAGCTCTGACTGGGGCAAATCGCGAATATCCACCCCATCCAGCAAGATTGCCCCCTGGTTGATATCGTAGAGCCGACACAGCAGCCGAATAATCGAACTCTTCCCCGCCCCCGTCGGCCCCACCAGGGCCACTTTTTCGCCGGGGCGAATGGTGAAGGTGAGGTCCTTGAGCACGTGCTCATCGGCCTTATAGCCAAAGGTGACGTGGTCGAAGCGAATCTCGGAGGCTTTGGAGAGTGATGGGGTGATGGGGTGAGGGGCGGATGAGTGAATGGGTGGATGGGTGGTAGACTCGGCGGCGGATTCTAGCTGGGTAGGGTAAGTGGTAGGAAAAGCGCTCAGGCTATCGTTTTTACTCCCTACCCCATTACTCCCTACCCCATCACTCCCCACTCCCTCACTCCCCACCTTCTCCGGGTCGCGAATCTCAACCGGCACGGTAAACAGGTCGGTGATGCGCTCCACGGCGGTGAGACCGGCTTGGATGGCGGTGAATTTGTCAGCAAACTGGCGCAGGGGGTCAAAGAGGCGCTGGGCAAAGAGAATAAAGGTGGCCAGGGTGCCAAAGGTGAGGGCGTCTTGCATCACCAGCAGGCCGCCGAGCCAGAGCACGCCGCCGATCGCTACCAGCGAAATCCACTCCAGCGTAGACGACACTGCCGAGTCGTAGAAAATAGTTTTATCGACGGCGGTGATGTATTTCTGGTTGGTGTGGCGAAACATTTCGGCGTTGTAGCGCTCGCGCCGAAACAGCTGAACTACGTTGATGCCCGCCACGTTTTCTTGCAGGGTGGCATTGAGTTCGGACAGGTGCTCGCGGGATTTATAGTTGGCTTTGCGAAACTGCTGCTGAAAGTAAATAATCAGCCAGGTAACGGGCACCAGCAGGGCCAACAGCATGAGGGCCAGCTGCCACTGCATGGTAAACATCACCACGATCAGCACCAGCATCGACACCACGTCGGTAATAATGCCCACCGCCCCCGTGGAGAACACGTCGCCCAGGGCATCGACATCGCTGGTGATGCGAGTAATCAGCTTGCCCACAGGGGTGCGGTCAAAGAAGCGCACCGCTAGGGAGGTGACGTGGGTAAACAGGTCGGTGCGAATGTCGGCGGTAATGTTTTGGCCCACGGCCTGCACCAGGTAGCTCTGAAAGCCATCCAGCAGCAGGCGAATCAGCACGGTAACTACCAGCAGCCCTACCAGTAAGTTCAGCCCGCTCTGGAGGGTGAAGCCCTCTAGGAAGAACATCACCGGCTCTTGGCGAATTAGGGAGATGGCCTGACCAATTAGCACCGGCTGAAGGGCGTTGGCCAGCGATAGGGGCACCAGCAAGACCAGCGGCATCACCAGAGCATTGCGGTGTTTGTAGATGTAGGGCCACATGCGCAGAAACAGCCGCCAGTCGCTGTCGGGACGGCGGGTGGTGTCGTCGCTGGGGAGAGTGGGGGTAGCGGTCATGGGGGCAATGCAAATGTTGACGCAGCCTCCAGTTTAGGTCTGAATTGAGGCAAGTGGCGGAGTCATACCCCCTACTCACCTACCCCTCACCCATCCACCTAATTGCCGCAGGTTAACACCGTCGCGTCAGGATTTTCTGTGGTGGCCTGCTGCATTTGGGTGGGGTTGGGTCTGCCGTAGGTGCTGAGGGTCTGCACATCTTCGGGGGAGGGCACGGCCTCGGCAACTTCCTGACCCAGGTCGCTGACGTAGATCACCTGGTCGATGGTGAGCTGCCGCTGCTCTTGCTCGGCGTAGAGGCTGGCGTAGCGATCGCTCACCCGTTCCTGCCACTGGGCCGGAGCGCAGTAGCTGCGATCGATGATTACCGTTACCGCTGGGCCTGAGAGAAACTGGCGCAGACCCAGCCCCAGGCCAACAAAGGCCAACCAGCCCAGGCCGAGGGTGAGAATCAGTCGTTGGTTGGGGTTGCGCATGGGGGCGGAAGAAAGGCCTCAAGAACCGGAGGAAGGGGTACAGGGTATAAGGTTTAGGAGGTATAGGGTATAGGGCAATACCTTGCACCCTATACCCTGAACCCCGAACCCCTAAAGATTAACCTGGAACAGATCCTTAAACAGGGTTTGCACATTGTCGGGAGCGCCTTGCTGCACGGTAGATTCGCGCAGGGCTGCGATCGCCTCCAATTCCCCCTGATTTACCTCACCGTAGGCGATGGGGTAGAAGCGCACATCGCTGTAGGCGAGAACGTCTTGGATAGCGTCAAAGGTGTAACCTCGGTTGACCTCGCCGTCGCTGAGCAGCAGTAAGTAGTAGCGTCCGTTAGGGTCTTTTTCTTTTTGGGCCAGCAGGTCGGCTAGGCCCACCATGGCCCCGTCGTACATGGCTGTCGCACCATCGGCCTGCAAACTGTCGATAGTGGCCAAAAACTTTTGGTGCTGAAGCTGATCAAAGGGAGCCAGGGGCAGCCGGCGGGTGGGCGCATCGGCAAAGGTAACGATGCTGACGTAGTTGCCCGAGTTAATCTGCTCGGCGGCGACCCGTAGACCATCCTTAAGAGCCTGAATCCGCTCGCCTTCCATGGAGCCGCTGGTGTCGATCACCAGGGCCATATAGACGGTGCGGCCTCCGTCTTTGCGTAGTTTCCAGTTCGACTGAGCAGCCAGCAGGGTCTCGCCGTTGGGGAAGGGGGGCACCTGCTTGGCCTTCATGTAGTCGGTTTCGACAAAGCCCTGCTGCTGGGCTAGGGTCTGCATTTCGGCCGACTGGGCAAACTGGGCAAACCGCTGCAGGGCCGCCGCTTGCTGGGGCGTGTTCCAACCAAAGCCCACCAGGGGATTGTTGTGGGGCACACCAAAGGGCACAAACTCGGTGTCGCTAAAGCCAGGCACCTCCCGCAGGGCCAGGTAGTTTTGGTATTCCAACGGAAAGGCTTGCAGGTTGCTCTGGTCGCGCAGGAATAGCTCCTGCAAGTCGAGGGTGGTGGGAGTGGTGATCAGCACCTGCTGCTGAAACTGGTCGAAGACCGAGTTGACCTGAGGAGTTTGCAGCTCAGCCACGGTGAGCTGGCCGCCATCGTCCTGGTGTCCGGCGGCTCGCCAGTAAAGTGTATAGAGCAGGTTGAGCGCGGTAGCGCTGCTGTAGGGGTTGGGATAGGCCACGGTGACTTCGCCTGAGGCGATCGCATTCAGCAGCCGGTCAAAGCTGACGGTGCCGTTTTCAGCCAGGCTATCGTAGACGGGTTTGGGCAGTACCCAGCCAGCGGTGTTGGGCACTAGGCGCGCAGCCACAGGCACGGTGCTTACCCCTTGGCTCTGTACCATGGCTACCCAAAGGTCATTAGATGGGCTGTAGCCCTGGGGCTTGACGGCTCCGGCCCCCAGCAGTCGGGCGGCGGTGCCCGAGGCCACCTGGCGCACCCCCACCTGAATCACTTCCCCAGAGGGCAAGGTCTCTCTGCGCTGGTTAAAGGCTTCGGCAACTTCCACCAGCCAGCGCTCGTTCTGGCGATTGACGTTGGCCTTTTCAGAAGAGCTGTAGATCTCTACGTAGGCGGTGTTGCTGCCGCCGGGCTGGGCCGCGTGTAGCGGGAGGGTATTGACATCGGGCAGCGGATCTACGATCTGGTCGGTGGTGTAGCGGCTGGCCACCTCATCGGCGATCAGCTCTTCGCCAACGCTAATCTTGGGCAATATCGACTGCTCTAGGGCCTGCCGAGCGCTCTCTACAGAATCAACTTTAGGAGTGCCGTTGAAAACGTCCGGCGTACAGTTCCACAGCAGCACGGCGCAGAGACTGATGAGGAACGGGATCAGGGGGAAGCGGCGCATTTTGGGAGTGGATGAGTGGATGGGTGAGGGGTAGGGGGTGAGAAAGTAGATACAGAATTAGTCGCGTGTTTTCCTGAGGGTTTTCGTGGATTTGAGGTTTACGCAGAATCTTGGTTGTCTTGAAGGATGGTTTTGTTAGCCTCAATCAGAGATTGGAGGCTGTGGGGTAGGGTGCTGTCGCCAGCGGTGTCGAGGGTGGAGAGAGCGACCTGGTCTTGGAGTTGTTGCAGCTGAGAATGGGTGGCCTGGAGGCGATCGCGGCTGGCGGCCAAGCGCTGCTGGGCCATCTTTTGATAGGCGGGGGTTTCGATCTGGTCGAGCACGGCTAGGCCATCGGCCACCTGGCCTGAGAGATCGAGTACGGTGTGCAGGGCTTCGAGCAGCTCTACCTGCAGGAGGGGGTCGCGATCGAAAATACGGGCGGCAAAGCGCTGCGATTCGATGGACCAGTCCTGTACTTCGCGCCAGGCTTTTTTGGCCTTGGGCGGTACTCGCTGCTCCAGGGTACCCAGCTGGTTAGCAAAGGTTTGGGCATCGAGCAGGTCACCGCTGTTGGCCGTGGCTTCTTTTGGGCGAAAGCCTGCCGCCCAGCTGCTCACTATAGCCGCCGCCACTCCGGACCCCGCTACCACAGCCACTGGCTTTGGCCCCGCCAAAAAAATCATCAAGGCATACCCTAGGGCAGTGCCCCCCAGCAGCAGATAGGTCTGGGGCAGCCCCCACAAGGTCGATCGGCGCATACCCATAGCCTGCTAAACCCCTTTAATTAACGCTACTGTAGCCTACGGCACCGTCAGCGTCCCCCCCAGGGCATTGATGGCGTCAGACAGCTGGGGCTCGGCGGCACTGGTCGCGGCTACCAGCAGCAAAAACGCTTCTTCGCCGCGCTGGCGGGCAAAGATTTTGCCGGTAATAGGCTGGGGCGGAGCGGCCCCCTGGCTGAGGCGACCCGTCCAGTTGATGCGAATGCCGCCGCCGGGGATGGGCTGTATGTCGTCGCCTGCGACAAAGCCTTCTCCAGCGCCAAAGGTGCTCTCAGCCGCTGCCACCAAGGCCGCTTCGGGAGTTTGGGCCGATGGTAAGGGGGTCACCGCTACGGTGTAGGCCAAACTGCCATCCGCCGCCTGAAATAGGGGGGTACCGCCCGCCGAGCTGACGCTGTAGCCGTCTAAAATGCCGATTTGAAACCGGCCCTGGGGGTCTTCAAAACTGCCGTTGACCATGGGCAGAGCCGGAGCCAGGGCTGGCGGGGGGGCATTATTTTGTGCAATCGCATCCCGATTACTTCCGGCACCAAGGTGCATCGCCTGGGTTAGTAAGATGCTCACGACTAGGGCGATCGCTGCGATCGCTAGCCCCCTAAACCGCCGAAACAGCTGCCCCATGGTGGAATCCTCTCTACCTAATGGCTAAACATAGCAACTTTAGCTGCGGCGCATCCAAACGATCAAAGAAGTTAACCTGGACCTGCCCGAAGATGCCAATTCGCGGTGCCCCTAGACCTTGAACTTAGCACCGGCGGTCTTTGACTATCTTGTTAGACAGCGCAGTCGGAGCACAGATAAGGCAAAGTTTTTACGCAGCAGCTACCAAAGGTTTTTGCCATCAATAACTACGACAAGTGCCTCCTCTGCATCAAAGTCATCGAACAGACGGGCATTAACTCCGATGCGGCGACTGCTCTTGTCCCAGCTTCCATCTAGTTCAAAGGCTGGGCTATCAGAAAACGTGCCACACCCGCAGGTTGGGCAGAAATGATGCGCCACAAGTTTCGACTGCCAACGGTAAATGGCATCGTCTGTTGGGGTGACTACCTGAAATTGATCAGGCTGGTAATACGCCCACAGTGCGCCACGTTTAGAGCAGAACGAGCAAGTGCATCGAGTCAGTTGTTCTGGAATCTCGCCCTCAATACGAAAGGCCGTCTTTCCGCAGTGGCAGCTTCCGGCGATCGCCATAGTGTTTCTCCTAACCTTCTTACAGATTTAGCCCCTCACCAAAATACGCTTCCACACAGCGCACGAACATCTCCACCCCAAGCCCTAGGGCCGTTTCATCGAAGTCGAAGCGGGGGTGGTGATGCGGGTAGGCCAGCGCCTTGTCAGAATTGGCTGAGCCTAAAAAGAAGTAGCACCCCGGCACTTCCTGCAAGAAAAAGGCCATATCTTCGCCGCCCATGGTGTGGCAGTCAGGCACCACTCCCGCCGGAGTCTCAACCACCGCCAAAGCCACCGATCGCACCAAATCCGCCATCCCCGCATCGTTGATTACGGGCGGGTACAGCGCTCGGTAGTCGAGGCTATAGCTGGCTCCGTGGGCCTGACAAACGCCCGCAATAATCTGCTCCATGCGAGGGGCAAAGTAGTCGGCATAGGCGGGATCAAAGTAGCGCACAGTGCCGCCAAAGGTGGCGCTGTCGGCAATCACGTTTTGGGCCTTGCCGGCGTGAAACTGGCCTACGGTGACCACCGCCGACTTGGTGGGGTCAATGTTACGGGCCACAATGGTTTGCAAAGCGTTGACAATCTGCGACCCAACCACGATGGAGTCAACGGTTTGATGAGGCAGCGCGCCGTGGCCCCCTTTGCCCTGCACCGTGCAGGTAAAAAATTCTGACGCCGCCATCAGCGCTCCGGTGCGGACGCCCACGGTGCCCAGGGGCAGGTTGTTCCATAGGTGGAGGCCAATCATGGCGTCCACATCGGGGTTCTTGAGCACCCCCGCTTCGATCATGGGTTTTGCGCCCCCTGGCCCCTCTTCTGCGGGCTGAAAGATCACTTTGACGGTGCCCGCAAAATCGCGGTGGGTGGCTAGATAGTAGGCGGTGCCTAGAGCGATCGCCACATGGCCATCGTGCCCGCAAGCGTGCATCACCCCATCGTGCTGCGAGCAGTAGGGTACCGTGTTTTCTTCTTGAATGGGCAAGGCATCCATATCGGCGCGAATACCCAGCACAGGGCCGGGTCGGGTACCCTCAATCACCGCTGCCACGCCGGTTTGAGCAATGTTGCGCTGGTGGTCAATGCCCCACTCGCTGAGCTGCTCGCAGATAAAGTCGGCGGTCAGCCACTCTTTGAACCCCAGCTCAGGCCGCTGGTGCAGGCCGCGCCGCCAAGTGACCAACTGATCTTGCAAAGATTGAATAGCTGGGCGAATGCGATCGCGGTTGACGGGCAGTGGCGGGGCGGTGGTGGCAAACATAGCGCAACAACAGAGAAAGGGGGCTCAACAAACCTCTCCTGCAGGCGAGAGGTACCTCTATCAGCATAAACCAGTTGCCCTGAGCCCTTGGGTGGCCAACCGCAGACAAGACCCGGCCCAGCATTTGCAGTTTAATAGAGGTGTTCAACCCGCACCTACGCTCACATCTATGACGCTCCAGGAATTACAAGACCAGGTTTTGCAACTTTCTGTCGAGGACCGTTGGCAGCTCGTGAATACGGTTTTAGCCTCGCTGCAAAAAGAAACCCACTGCGCCCTGATGGAACCTGACCCGGCCTTTCCAGACATTGCCTTCCGTTCTGATGCCGAGAATAGCTGGGTGCCTGTGGTGCACGGCACCAGCATTCATGTGCGAACCGTGGTGATGGCGGCAACTGAGTGGGAATGGTCAACAGAGCAGATTGCCGAAGAGTATGGTCTTTCTAAAGCTCAGGTGGAAGCGGCCCTAGTCTTCTATCAGGCCCACGGCGATGAGGCGGCTGTAGCCGTCACTGAGCAGATACCCACGCAAGTGCCCGAGCAGGTAGTCGAGAAACCGATCGAAGCAGCAAAAGCCTAACCTCACCCTACCCCTTTCTACAGAGCCCTCCCAAATTGGAGCAGCGTTAGACTGTCAATAATGCTGTTACAAAAATTAACCGATGCTTCCCGATTTGATGGGTGCCACCCGAGACTACTGGCGCAAGCTGGATGAGGTCGAAGCCGCCTACCGCCGCAACGAGCTAACCGTTCAAGAAGTTGACGCCGAAGTGAAAGCCCTAATGGTTGAGCTGGGCCAAACCCGGCGGCAGTTGCTGCGGCATAGCTGGGCGATCGCGCAAACCTTTGTCAATCAGCAGGGCGAGGCGCTAGCGGGGGTAGCGGCGCTGGGTGTGCTGGCCTACGTTTGGCTAGTGGCTAACGGTCAGGCTTAATAAGCTTTATTTGTGCTCAGCGGCGACGCCATTTTTTCGGCTAGGTAGCTGAGTTACTTGCGATCGAAGCTGTAAAGAATTCGGATGAAGAGTATAGTCCAGAGATTATTAAATGACTTAGTAGAAATAGGTTTGGGGTGACCATAGGATCGCTTAGAAACCACGAATTAATAGGTTCTTTGCTTTCTAAAAGTCTCAAATACCAATCTAGATAATTTTTTGCAGATTGGGTCGTCCTTAGTGCTGATGCTCTACTTAACCCAAATATAAACGGACGAATGTCTCGGCAGCCTCTGAATCAATCTGCTTCAAAGCTTCCTTAATTTCAAAAATTACGTCTCCAGCTGGGTCACGGAGTTCTTTCACCCAGCGGTTCACATTGGCGCGATCTGTGCCCATCGTCACTGCCAATTTGTTTTGGCTAATGCCGTAAGCCTCTAAAACCTGCTGTAGTGCGTTGCCTGCCCTTCCCATGCCCAGATTTTGGCAGAGGGGGCTAGGCCCGTCTATGTTGCCAAACTGTCAGCGTTCGTTTATGCTGCCAACATGTCAACATCATCTTTGCCATGTCACAAGCTAGCCGTTCGCTTGCCAACGCAACTCCCCACCTCCGCCACTCTGCTTTCCTTGCTGCTGCTATGCCACAATCCACTGATTCGCCTGGTGAGAGTCGCGAGCCTGTGCATCTCATGGTGATTGGTAGCGCTCAGGGCATCGAAACCATTGTGCAAACACTTCATCTGCGGGGCTTCGCCCATGTCAGCGAGTGGAGCATTGTCATGCCCCACGGCTCAAGCAAACTCATGCGAGTGCTCACCCGATGGGTGCAAGAGATTCGCTGATGTGCTTGGTTCTAGCCTCTACCTCAGCTTCATCGCTACGATAGTTTCGTAGTAGTGCATACGATAGGGCGAGGCTCCACCAACGCGAAGCAATGCACTACCGAAAACCACACCGAAAGATGGGCACATCTTAGGGTTTAGAGCACTAGGATGTGTCATCGATTTTCGCTGCAATTCTTCTCCCATCAGCAACGCCATGCCTGTCCCAAAAGCGGGCTATGGGTTGTAGCCGCTGATGCTTGGGCATCAGCGGTTTGTTGATCACAACTTTCAGTTTTATTTACCCGATGCCCCCGTCACCCGCTTAACGGCATCTGTGGCCTTTTCAGCTAGGCTTTCATTGTCCTCTTTAGGATCAACCTTGCCCTCAGCTTGGCGCATTTCTTCCCGTATGCCTGTCGCTTCGCTCATATCATAAGCCCGGTTTAACCGTTCTTCGGCACTTAACGGTTTGCCCTCGATGCGACCCGTGAGCTGGTCTTTAGTTTGACCGTGGGCCTCTTTCGAATCAAAGGGAATTTGGGCCAAACTCGGCTGTACAGCAATGGTTAAAAAACTGGTTAGACCCAGGAAACAGGCAAACCCAACCATTAGCAAGCGTCGTCCCATGCGATCGCAGCGGAACAAAGAAATTAACGTCATAGGAAAATCTCGTAGTCTTGGCAGAGAGAATCTTCGCTGGAAGATGGACCTCTTTGGGCCATCCCTGCGGTGACTGTAGCCTATCGGCGCGAGGGGTACGACCTGTTCCGTCTAGCGATATATTTTCGTCCTCGTTACGATAGTGAAGCCAATTAGGGACACTGCAATGAAAATAAAGCACGTTATCAACCTCCATAAAGGCACTACGGCTCTTTTTGTCGCGGCTCTGATGGTGGCTTACCAAAACTTTGGCCTGGGGCCGTGGGTTTACCTGGCCCTTCATGGCACCTATGGCCTGGTGTGGCTGCTAAAAGATCGCCTCTATCCCGACAAGCAGTGGGAGCAAACCATTCCCCTAGCCACCGGAATTTTTGGCTTTGGGTTCATCAGCCTCTACTGGGTAGCTCCTTTTTTGCTGGTTAGCCGGGGGGTGGAGCCGCCGTTGCCTTTGGTCGCAGGGGCAATCGCCCTCAACATCCTCGGCATATTTCTGCACTACGCCAGCGATGCTCAAAAGTACTTCACCCTCAAGTATCAACCGGGGCTAATTACTGAAGGGCTTTTTGCCCGCTGCCGCAACACCAACTATCTGGGCGAAATTCTGATTTATCTATCCTTTGCCCTGCTAGCGATGCACTGGCTACCCTTTGCCATTTTAGGGCTGGTTGCGGCCGTGCTGTTTGTGCCCAACATGCGCAAAAAGGACGAGTCGCTGTCGCGTTATCCAGAGTTTGCAGATTACAAGGCGCGATCGGGGTTGCTGCTACCGCAGTTGTTAGGTGCTTCTGCCGCCAGTTCCCAAGCCGCTGCCGCTGAACCGCCCAACTAAACAACTAACCTCAGGCACTTTGCAGCAAAGCTTGCTGGTTTTGCAAAATTTGTCTGGCGAAGGCGAGCTTTGCTTGCAGATCGGCATCGGCGATCGCCTCTAAAAAGCGCATAAATTCCACCTGCTGCTCCAGGCTCCGAAACGGAAAAGCCTTGATGGCTAACTCTGGTAGATTAGCGCTTACCCTCAACAGCTCAACTCCAACTACTCGCTCATTGGCATCATAGTCGTATATCACATCGAGTTCTATTGAGTCAGACTCTACAATTTCACCCTCAGCCAGGCGTAAGTAAAGAGCATCAACGTCGGGATCGTATTCAATGTTCATAGCTTGCCACGCATGCGCCTGTCGAAGTGGATCGTCACTATGTGCCAGGGATTGGTAGTCCTATTGTAAACAACCTTCAAGACCCGTCCGCCAGCCTCTGGTATTGCCCGGTAGACACGCTGGCAGGTGGGGTCTTCTGGATGAGACTCAATCAGAGCTGGCTCTGCAACCGTAAGGACAACCCAAGCCCATTCAATTTTGCGCTCAGCTAGTCTCACCTCGGCGTGGTGGCTCAGGCTGTAGGAGATTTCATCATTGGTCATCGTACTAAATGAGACTGCACAACTGCCGACTTGCCCCGCCAGCATACCCTAGGGTCTATGATCTAAGGGTTCATGACCCAGTTGCCCATGACTCTGTTTACTCTGCGCTCTGCCACCAAAGACTTTGGCATTAAGGAAATTCTCCGCGATGCCAGCTTTAGCCTGGATGAGGGCGACAAGGTGGGCCTCATCGGCACCAACGGCTCGGGCAAATCGACCCTGTTGAAGATGATTGCTGGGCTAGAGCCCTTCGACGGCGGCGATTTTTGGGTCAACCCAGGGGCCAAGATTGTCTACTTGCCCCAGCAGCCCGACTTTGAGGCCGATCGCACTGTCCTAGAGCAGGTCTTTGCCGACGCGGGCGAGCAGATGGCGCTGATTCGCGAGTACGAAGATATCTCGCACCATATGGCCCAGGGCACGGGCGACGCCGACGCTCTAATGGCCAAGCTCTCTACGGTATCTGAAAAAATTGCCGCTGCCGATGGCTGGGATCTAGAGACCAA
This genomic interval from Nodosilinea sp. FACHB-141 contains the following:
- a CDS encoding ABC transporter ATP-binding protein translates to MTATPTLPSDDTTRRPDSDWRLFLRMWPYIYKHRNALVMPLVLLVPLSLANALQPVLIGQAISLIRQEPVMFFLEGFTLQSGLNLLVGLLVVTVLIRLLLDGFQSYLVQAVGQNITADIRTDLFTHVTSLAVRFFDRTPVGKLITRITSDVDALGDVFSTGAVGIITDVVSMLVLIVVMFTMQWQLALMLLALLVPVTWLIIYFQQQFRKANYKSREHLSELNATLQENVAGINVVQLFRRERYNAEMFRHTNQKYITAVDKTIFYDSAVSSTLEWISLVAIGGVLWLGGLLVMQDALTFGTLATFILFAQRLFDPLRQFADKFTAIQAGLTAVERITDLFTVPVEIRDPEKVGSEGVGSDGVGSNGVGSKNDSLSAFPTTYPTQLESAAESTTHPPIHSSAPHPITPSLSKASEIRFDHVTFGYKADEHVLKDLTFTIRPGEKVALVGPTGAGKSSIIRLLCRLYDINQGAILLDGVDIRDLPQSELRRRMAVILQDGFLFAGDVKSNITLGEEYPIEAVIEAAKKTNIHGLIEDLPQGYDTELRERGTNLSGGQKQLLAFARAAIRDPGILVLDEATANLDVGTEAMIQEALERLLEGRTAIIIAHRLSTIRNVDRILVLKHGELVEQGSHDELLAREGLYSSLYRLQRLGV
- a CDS encoding VWA domain-containing protein, with product MRRFPLIPFLISLCAVLLWNCTPDVFNGTPKVDSVESARQALEQSILPKISVGEELIADEVASRYTTDQIVDPLPDVNTLPLHAAQPGGSNTAYVEIYSSSEKANVNRQNERWLVEVAEAFNQRRETLPSGEVIQVGVRQVASGTAARLLGAGAVKPQGYSPSNDLWVAMVQSQGVSTVPVAARLVPNTAGWVLPKPVYDSLAENGTVSFDRLLNAIASGEVTVAYPNPYSSATALNLLYTLYWRAAGHQDDGGQLTVAELQTPQVNSVFDQFQQQVLITTPTTLDLQELFLRDQSNLQAFPLEYQNYLALREVPGFSDTEFVPFGVPHNNPLVGFGWNTPQQAAALQRFAQFAQSAEMQTLAQQQGFVETDYMKAKQVPPFPNGETLLAAQSNWKLRKDGGRTVYMALVIDTSGSMEGERIQALKDGLRVAAEQINSGNYVSIVTFADAPTRRLPLAPFDQLQHQKFLATIDSLQADGATAMYDGAMVGLADLLAQKEKDPNGRYYLLLLSDGEVNRGYTFDAIQDVLAYSDVRFYPIAYGEVNQGELEAIAALRESTVQQGAPDNVQTLFKDLFQVNL
- a CDS encoding GFA family protein; translation: MAIAGSCHCGKTAFRIEGEIPEQLTRCTCSFCSKRGALWAYYQPDQFQVVTPTDDAIYRWQSKLVAHHFCPTCGCGTFSDSPAFELDGSWDKSSRRIGVNARLFDDFDAEEALVVVIDGKNLW
- a CDS encoding M20 family metallopeptidase, which produces MFATTAPPLPVNRDRIRPAIQSLQDQLVTWRRGLHQRPELGFKEWLTADFICEQLSEWGIDHQRNIAQTGVAAVIEGTRPGPVLGIRADMDALPIQEENTVPYCSQHDGVMHACGHDGHVAIALGTAYYLATHRDFAGTVKVIFQPAEEGPGGAKPMIEAGVLKNPDVDAMIGLHLWNNLPLGTVGVRTGALMAASEFFTCTVQGKGGHGALPHQTVDSIVVGSQIVNALQTIVARNIDPTKSAVVTVGQFHAGKAQNVIADSATFGGTVRYFDPAYADYFAPRMEQIIAGVCQAHGASYSLDYRALYPPVINDAGMADLVRSVALAVVETPAGVVPDCHTMGGEDMAFFLQEVPGCYFFLGSANSDKALAYPHHHPRFDFDETALGLGVEMFVRCVEAYFGEGLNL
- a CDS encoding DUF433 domain-containing protein, with protein sequence MNTVLASLQKETHCALMEPDPAFPDIAFRSDAENSWVPVVHGTSIHVRTVVMAATEWEWSTEQIAEEYGLSKAQVEAALVFYQAHGDEAAVAVTEQIPTQVPEQVVEKPIEAAKA
- a CDS encoding helix-turn-helix transcriptional regulator, coding for MGRAGNALQQVLEAYGISQNKLAVTMGTDRANVNRWVKELRDPAGDVIFEIKEALKQIDSEAAETFVRLYLG
- a CDS encoding isoprenylcysteine carboxylmethyltransferase family protein, with amino-acid sequence MKIKHVINLHKGTTALFVAALMVAYQNFGLGPWVYLALHGTYGLVWLLKDRLYPDKQWEQTIPLATGIFGFGFISLYWVAPFLLVSRGVEPPLPLVAGAIALNILGIFLHYASDAQKYFTLKYQPGLITEGLFARCRNTNYLGEILIYLSFALLAMHWLPFAILGLVAAVLFVPNMRKKDESLSRYPEFADYKARSGLLLPQLLGASAASSQAAAAEPPN
- a CDS encoding DUF2283 domain-containing protein, which translates into the protein MNIEYDPDVDALYLRLAEGEIVESDSIELDVIYDYDANERVVGVELLRVSANLPELAIKAFPFRSLEQQVEFMRFLEAIADADLQAKLAFARQILQNQQALLQSA
- a CDS encoding DUF4258 domain-containing protein, encoding MLAGQVGSCAVSFSTMTNDEISYSLSHHAEVRLAERKIEWAWVVLTVAEPALIESHPEDPTCQRVYRAIPEAGGRVLKVVYNRTTNPWHIVTIHFDRRMRGKL